In Ruminococcaceae bacterium BL-4, one DNA window encodes the following:
- the tyrS gene encoding Tyrosine--tRNA ligase encodes MGVFEELKARGLIAQMTDEEKIRDLLDHHKIAFYIGFDPTADSLHVGHFVQIMVMAHMQRAGHTPIALFGGGTGMIGDPSGKTDMRKMLTREEIDHNIECFRKQMGRLVDFSDGKAIMANNADWLMNLNYVQFMRDVGVHFSVNRMLAAECYKQRLERGLTFFEMNYMIMQGYDFYELNRRYNCMMELGGDDQWSNIIGGVELIRRKSAKEVYGMTFGLLTTSEGKKMGKTEKGAVWLDPNKTSPFDFYQYWRNIGDQDVEKCLKFLTFLPLDEIHELTNVETGEQINHAKEVLAYEVTKLIHGEEEAKKAQAGAQALFGAGADTEHMPKAEIKDSDFVNGSAPLLDLLLKVKFIPSKSEGRRLIQQGGLTVNDQKITDVAHELSIKDFAGGSVIVKKGKKKYLKLILA; translated from the coding sequence ATGGGTGTGTTTGAAGAATTAAAAGCGCGTGGATTGATTGCGCAGATGACGGATGAAGAAAAAATTCGTGACCTTTTGGATCATCACAAGATTGCATTTTATATTGGATTTGACCCTACAGCGGATAGTTTGCATGTAGGACATTTTGTGCAGATCATGGTGATGGCGCATATGCAGCGTGCAGGTCATACTCCGATTGCACTTTTTGGCGGCGGAACCGGTATGATCGGAGACCCTTCCGGAAAGACCGATATGAGGAAAATGCTAACTCGCGAAGAAATCGATCATAATATCGAATGCTTCCGTAAACAAATGGGGCGTTTGGTCGATTTTTCGGACGGAAAAGCCATCATGGCCAATAATGCTGATTGGCTGATGAATCTTAATTATGTTCAGTTTATGCGGGATGTCGGCGTCCATTTTTCTGTGAATCGCATGTTGGCAGCCGAATGTTATAAACAACGTTTGGAACGCGGCCTGACCTTCTTTGAAATGAACTATATGATTATGCAGGGCTATGATTTTTATGAGCTTAATCGTCGCTATAACTGCATGATGGAACTTGGTGGAGATGATCAATGGAGCAACATCATTGGCGGAGTAGAACTCATTCGGAGAAAATCCGCAAAAGAGGTTTATGGAATGACCTTTGGCCTTTTGACGACCAGCGAGGGCAAAAAAATGGGGAAGACCGAAAAAGGCGCTGTGTGGCTGGATCCCAATAAAACTTCTCCTTTTGATTTCTATCAGTATTGGCGCAATATTGGAGATCAGGATGTAGAAAAGTGCCTCAAATTCCTGACGTTTTTGCCTCTTGACGAAATTCATGAGCTGACAAATGTAGAAACCGGAGAGCAGATCAACCACGCAAAGGAAGTACTTGCCTACGAGGTAACGAAGCTGATTCACGGAGAAGAGGAAGCTAAAAAAGCGCAGGCAGGGGCTCAGGCACTCTTTGGAGCTGGTGCTGATACAGAGCATATGCCAAAAGCAGAAATCAAGGATTCTGATTTTGTAAATGGTTCTGCTCCTTTGCTTGATCTTTTGCTCAAAGTAAAATTTATTCCCAGCAAAAGTGAGGGACGCCGATTAATTCAGCAGGGTGGATTGACAGTAAATGATCAAAAAATTACGGATGTTGCACATGAACTTTCTATAAAGGATTTTGCAGGCGGATCTGTCATTGTGAAAAAAGGAAAGAAAAAATATCTAAAACTGATTCTTGCATAA
- a CDS encoding DNA repair protein RecN → MLDQLYIENIAVIEKASIDFSKGFNVLTGETGAGKSIVIDSIHAVLGHRTSKELIRSGAKSAFVSAVFRNLSASVLKRLSELSYLPEEDGSLLLQREIREDGRTVCRINERPATVSILRDIGSLLVDIHGQNENYGLLSQNQHLRYLDQMAQDEGALLEYQNAYNAMRSTEKQLKSLQMDEAEKARKIDLLSYQVEELENADLKPGEEKDLKEKRAFYRNSEKLANAVGEATGALSGGEESMGALSELETAAKALEEVQNLPQAQQLSSRLSDLSYELEDCLSELQNFSEQLSYEPEDVEKTEERLDQLYRLGQKYGPDEETMLSFLEKAKNELNQIQSADEVVAELNEKFEKQREKAQKLAKVLSNLRRETAKTFVKRVREELNFLDMPNVEFEVEQLSAEMEMQGIDRVQFLISTNAGEPLKPISKIASGGELSRIMLAIKCVLADRDEIGTLIFDEVDTGVSGSAAQKVGLKLWETSRGRQVLCVTHLAQIAALGDQQYFISKRVDFGRTFTKVDLLNREGREKELARIMGGGELTPLLLQNASEMLSRGERKKLALTKQR, encoded by the coding sequence ATGCTGGATCAGCTGTATATTGAAAATATAGCAGTGATAGAAAAAGCTTCCATTGATTTTTCAAAAGGGTTTAATGTGCTGACGGGTGAAACTGGTGCCGGAAAATCGATTGTGATCGATTCGATTCATGCTGTTTTGGGACACCGCACTTCCAAAGAGCTGATCCGTTCCGGAGCAAAGAGTGCTTTTGTCAGCGCTGTATTTCGTAACCTTTCCGCTTCTGTTTTAAAAAGACTTTCGGAACTTTCTTATCTGCCGGAAGAGGATGGAAGTTTACTCTTGCAGCGGGAAATTCGGGAGGATGGGCGTACGGTCTGTCGGATTAATGAGCGTCCGGCCACGGTTTCTATTTTAAGAGATATTGGTTCTTTACTTGTCGATATTCATGGACAAAATGAAAATTACGGCTTACTTTCTCAGAATCAGCATCTCCGGTATTTAGATCAAATGGCACAGGATGAGGGTGCGCTTTTAGAATATCAGAATGCCTATAATGCTATGCGCAGTACAGAAAAGCAACTGAAATCTTTGCAGATGGATGAGGCGGAAAAGGCCAGAAAAATTGATCTTTTAAGCTATCAGGTCGAAGAATTGGAAAATGCAGATTTAAAACCTGGAGAAGAAAAAGATCTCAAAGAAAAGCGTGCATTTTATAGAAACAGTGAAAAGCTTGCAAATGCAGTTGGAGAAGCAACGGGTGCACTTTCCGGCGGAGAAGAAAGCATGGGTGCTTTATCAGAACTTGAAACTGCCGCAAAGGCACTTGAAGAGGTTCAAAATTTACCACAAGCACAGCAGCTTTCTTCTAGACTTAGTGACCTTTCTTACGAATTAGAGGACTGCCTTTCTGAATTGCAGAATTTTTCGGAACAGCTTTCCTATGAACCGGAGGACGTCGAGAAAACAGAAGAGCGTTTGGATCAGCTTTATCGTCTCGGCCAGAAATATGGACCGGACGAAGAGACAATGCTTTCTTTCCTGGAAAAAGCCAAAAATGAACTCAACCAGATTCAGTCGGCGGATGAAGTTGTGGCAGAGTTAAACGAAAAGTTCGAAAAGCAGCGTGAAAAAGCTCAAAAGCTCGCTAAAGTCCTTTCCAATTTGCGCCGTGAGACCGCTAAAACTTTTGTAAAGCGTGTACGGGAAGAACTCAATTTTCTTGATATGCCGAATGTTGAGTTCGAAGTGGAACAGCTTTCTGCAGAAATGGAAATGCAGGGAATAGACCGTGTTCAATTTTTGATTTCTACTAATGCCGGGGAACCTTTAAAGCCGATTTCTAAAATCGCTTCCGGCGGAGAGCTGTCACGTATTATGCTTGCAATTAAATGCGTCTTGGCAGACAGAGATGAAATCGGGACTTTGATTTTTGACGAGGTGGATACCGGTGTTTCCGGCAGTGCTGCTCAAAAAGTTGGACTGAAATTATGGGAAACTTCCAGAGGACGTCAAGTGCTTTGTGTTACACACTTAGCGCAGATCGCTGCTCTTGGGGATCAACAATATTTTATCAGTAAACGTGTTGACTTCGGCAGAACTTTCACAAAAGTAGACTTACTCAATCGTGAAGGCAGAGAAAAGGAGCTTGCAAGAATAATGGGGGGTGGAGAACTAACTCCTCTGCTTTTGCAGAATGCTTCGGAGATGCTTTCCCGTGGAGAGAGAAAAAAATTAGCCTTGACAAAACAAAGGTGA
- the argR gene encoding transcriptional regulator (AhrC(ArgR)-arginine) (Evidence 2a : Function from experimental evidences in other organisms; PubMedId : 180070, 9194709, 9383188, 11305941, 11856827, 17020585, 17576690, 18007040, 18455186; Product type r : regulator), translating to MKSRRHAKILELITQYDIDTQEELLRRLREDGFDVTQATVSRDIKELRLVKILSHDGKYKYSTGKTGGKDISAKFYSLMSDAVISVQSAGNVVVIKSLSGMAQAICAAMDAMHWDSVVGTLAGDDTIFVVARDDHSAQLLTNDLKKTMG from the coding sequence ATGAAATCTCGGCGACACGCGAAAATCTTGGAATTAATCACGCAGTATGATATTGATACGCAGGAAGAATTGCTTCGACGATTGAGGGAAGATGGATTCGACGTGACACAAGCGACAGTTTCGCGCGATATTAAGGAGCTGCGCCTTGTAAAGATTCTTTCTCACGATGGAAAATACAAATATTCAACCGGAAAGACCGGTGGTAAGGATATTTCCGCAAAATTTTATTCTTTGATGTCTGATGCCGTTATTTCGGTGCAGTCTGCAGGAAATGTGGTTGTTATAAAATCGCTTTCCGGGATGGCTCAAGCAATTTGCGCGGCAATGGATGCCATGCATTGGGATTCAGTTGTGGGTACGCTTGCAGGAGACGATACGATTTTTGTAGTTGCAAGGGACGACCATAGTGCACAGCTTCTGACGAACGATCTCAAGAAGACAATGGGGTGA
- the nadK gene encoding NAD kinase — MKIAVVPNLNRSLARSVTHKILMQLHALGQEIFMDEMYRTEGFEADAFWENHAGLMNACDLILAVGGDGTIIHQARHAAEERKPILGINTGRLGFVAGLEASEISLLSKLVEGDYKLENRMMLRASYEKEGKRYYMDALNDIVIYRGPKILDFEVSLSDREMSSYRADGLICSTPTGSTAYSLAAGGPVIDPEMRCILLTPVCPHSLLTRPVLFSEHACLQVKVSSVVNRGAQLTADGDDPIQLEEGQSITVTKSPLSVRLINLKRSNFYEVVNAKLGEGEKLK, encoded by the coding sequence ATGAAGATTGCGGTTGTACCGAATTTAAATCGTTCTCTTGCAAGATCTGTTACTCATAAAATCCTTATGCAGCTGCATGCCCTTGGACAAGAAATTTTTATGGATGAGATGTATCGTACAGAAGGTTTTGAAGCCGATGCATTCTGGGAAAACCATGCTGGATTGATGAATGCCTGTGATTTGATTCTCGCAGTTGGTGGGGATGGGACGATTATTCACCAGGCACGACACGCAGCAGAAGAGCGAAAACCGATTCTTGGAATCAATACGGGACGTCTTGGATTTGTTGCCGGGTTAGAAGCGTCTGAGATTTCTCTTTTATCAAAGCTTGTAGAAGGGGATTATAAGCTTGAAAATCGTATGATGCTTCGTGCTTCGTATGAAAAAGAAGGAAAAAGGTATTATATGGATGCCTTAAACGACATTGTAATTTACCGGGGACCAAAAATCTTGGATTTTGAAGTCAGCCTTTCAGACCGAGAGATGAGCAGCTATCGGGCGGATGGATTGATTTGTTCTACACCGACCGGAAGTACCGCTTATTCGCTGGCTGCAGGAGGTCCTGTGATTGATCCGGAAATGCGGTGTATTCTTCTAACGCCGGTATGTCCACATTCTTTATTAACGCGTCCCGTGTTGTTTTCGGAGCATGCGTGTTTGCAGGTGAAAGTTTCTTCTGTAGTGAACAGAGGTGCTCAACTGACAGCCGATGGTGATGATCCGATACAGTTGGAAGAAGGACAAAGCATTACCGTTACAAAGTCTCCGTTATCAGTTCGTCTGATTAATTTAAAACGCAGTAATTTTTACGAAGTGGTCAATGCCAAATTAGGAGAGGGGGAGAAATTAAAATGA
- the yqxC gene encoding putative 2'-O-ribose RNA methyltransferase (Evidence 3 : Putative function from multiple computational evidences; PubMedId : 16014871, 22333191, 24809820; Product type e : enzyme) produces MIEKKRLDILLVEQGYFESREKAKAIIMAGDVYIDHQKFDKPGTMLPVGTEIEVRSTGPKYVSRGGLKLEKAMQLFPISLKGKTTMDIGASTGGFTDCMLQNGAKKVYSVDVGYGQLAWKLRNDERVVNLERTNVRYLTKEQVSEPIDFFSVDVSFISLRLVVPVAREFLAPNGQAVCLIKPQFEAGREKVGKKGVVRDRAVHEEVIRTISDFVLTIGLSILGITFSPVKGPEGNIEYLIYLQKSDTPTSIQFDPKALVEESHLCLNGGK; encoded by the coding sequence TTGATAGAGAAAAAAAGATTAGATATTCTTCTGGTGGAACAGGGTTATTTTGAAAGTCGAGAAAAAGCGAAGGCCATCATTATGGCCGGAGATGTTTATATTGATCATCAGAAATTTGATAAACCGGGGACGATGCTGCCGGTGGGTACAGAAATCGAAGTGCGCAGTACGGGCCCAAAATATGTCAGCCGTGGTGGATTGAAACTTGAAAAGGCAATGCAGCTTTTTCCGATTTCTTTAAAAGGAAAAACGACCATGGATATCGGCGCAAGCACCGGCGGATTTACAGACTGTATGCTGCAAAACGGCGCAAAGAAAGTTTATTCGGTCGATGTGGGATATGGTCAGCTGGCGTGGAAGCTTCGGAATGATGAGCGTGTCGTCAATCTGGAGCGGACAAACGTCCGTTATCTTACAAAAGAGCAGGTTTCAGAACCAATCGATTTTTTCAGCGTTGATGTTTCTTTTATCTCTTTGCGTTTGGTTGTGCCAGTAGCGCGGGAATTCTTAGCACCCAATGGTCAGGCGGTTTGTCTCATTAAGCCGCAGTTTGAAGCGGGAAGAGAAAAAGTCGGGAAAAAGGGAGTCGTCCGTGATCGAGCCGTTCATGAAGAAGTCATTCGAACGATTTCTGATTTTGTTCTGACGATCGGGCTTTCTATTTTGGGAATTACTTTTTCGCCGGTAAAAGGGCCGGAAGGGAATATTGAATACTTGATTTATTTGCAGAAATCAGATACGCCCACCAGCATTCAATTTGATCCGAAAGCTTTAGTAGAGGAATCTCATCTTTGTTTGAACGGAGGAAAGTAA
- the dxs gene encoding 1-deoxyxylulose-5-phosphate synthase (Evidence 2a : Function from experimental evidences in other organisms; PubMedId : 12682299, 12882400, 15292217, 17458547, 23840410, 25212876; Product type e : enzyme) — MANLLDKIDSPADLQSLTNEELEQLCAEIRQKIIKVVSANGGHLASNLGTVELTVALEKVFGKPEDRIVWDVGHQAYTHKILTGRREAISTIRTKGGISGFPNRQESPWDAFTAGHSSTSISAALGIAEAKAIREETGHVVAVIGDGALTGGLAYEGLNNAGRFHKNFIVILNDNKMSISHNVGGIARYLAHMRTKPAYLKAKSNVESTLHHIPVVGDPMRHVIKKSKAVLKQLLYNSTLFEDLGLFYYGPYDGHDLPQLIEILQNAKQINHPMLIHVLTEKGRGYAFAEKNPGAFHGVSKFDVKTGKSVHPGGENFSSVFGMQICKLAREDPKICAVTAAMRSGTCLEAFSHEFPERFFDVGIAEEHAITFSGGLSSGGMLPVCAIYSTFLQRSYDQLIHDAALQRLKLVIAVDRAGVVGEDGETHQGIMDAAFLNTIPEITVYSPAYYEELCMDLQKALYEDQNVVAVRYPRGCQLFKPFDFIPDGMPYQTYGEKSAPLLLVTYGRLFSYACKAKTLLKEKGIEISILKLNRIKPIDEKAISFASAYEKIFFFEEGMEQGGIGEHFLRMLKQKNFKGNYYLRGIHDFVPHATVDQTLKELLLDADGMCQMILTETLN; from the coding sequence ATGGCAAACCTGTTGGATAAGATTGATTCACCGGCAGATCTGCAGTCTCTTACAAATGAGGAACTGGAGCAGCTCTGCGCAGAGATTCGGCAGAAGATTATAAAAGTAGTTTCTGCAAATGGCGGACATCTTGCCTCCAATCTTGGTACAGTGGAACTAACGGTGGCACTGGAGAAGGTTTTCGGTAAGCCGGAGGATCGAATTGTCTGGGATGTTGGACATCAGGCTTATACCCATAAAATTTTAACCGGGCGCAGAGAAGCAATCTCTACAATTCGTACAAAAGGCGGCATTTCCGGATTTCCCAATCGGCAAGAAAGTCCGTGGGATGCATTTACAGCTGGACATAGCAGCACTTCTATTTCTGCAGCCCTTGGAATTGCAGAAGCAAAGGCAATTCGCGAAGAAACTGGACATGTAGTTGCCGTGATTGGTGATGGTGCATTGACCGGTGGGCTTGCTTATGAGGGATTAAATAATGCCGGAAGATTTCACAAGAATTTTATTGTGATTTTAAACGACAATAAAATGTCTATTTCGCATAATGTGGGTGGCATTGCACGCTATCTTGCGCATATGCGCACGAAACCAGCTTATCTAAAAGCAAAGAGCAATGTGGAATCAACGCTGCACCATATCCCGGTTGTCGGAGATCCGATGCGTCATGTCATAAAAAAATCGAAGGCGGTTTTGAAGCAGCTTCTTTATAACAGCACTTTATTTGAAGATCTTGGCCTTTTTTATTATGGGCCGTACGATGGTCATGACCTGCCTCAGTTGATCGAAATTTTACAGAATGCAAAACAGATTAACCACCCGATGCTGATTCATGTGCTTACAGAAAAAGGGCGCGGATATGCATTTGCAGAAAAGAATCCCGGCGCTTTCCATGGTGTTTCAAAATTTGACGTCAAAACCGGAAAATCTGTTCATCCGGGAGGAGAAAATTTTAGCTCCGTTTTTGGAATGCAGATCTGCAAGTTGGCCCGTGAAGATCCAAAAATTTGTGCAGTAACGGCAGCGATGAGAAGCGGTACTTGTCTGGAAGCTTTTTCTCATGAATTTCCGGAACGCTTTTTCGATGTTGGAATCGCTGAAGAACATGCAATTACTTTTTCAGGAGGACTTTCCAGTGGGGGAATGCTTCCTGTTTGTGCAATCTATTCTACGTTTTTGCAGAGAAGCTATGATCAGCTCATTCACGATGCAGCGCTGCAGCGCTTAAAGTTGGTGATTGCAGTTGACCGTGCGGGCGTTGTGGGAGAAGATGGAGAAACACATCAAGGAATCATGGATGCTGCTTTTCTCAATACGATTCCAGAGATTACTGTTTATTCTCCTGCTTATTATGAGGAACTTTGTATGGATCTTCAAAAGGCGCTTTATGAAGACCAAAATGTTGTTGCCGTCCGTTATCCACGAGGCTGTCAGCTTTTTAAGCCGTTTGATTTTATTCCAGATGGAATGCCGTATCAGACTTATGGAGAAAAAAGTGCGCCTTTGCTTTTGGTAACTTATGGCCGTTTGTTTTCCTATGCCTGCAAAGCAAAGACTCTTTTAAAAGAAAAGGGCATAGAGATTTCTATTTTAAAATTGAATCGGATCAAGCCGATTGACGAGAAGGCAATTTCTTTTGCATCTGCTTATGAAAAGATTTTCTTTTTTGAAGAAGGTATGGAACAAGGCGGAATCGGAGAACATTTTTTGCGGATGTTGAAGCAGAAAAACTTTAAAGGGAACTACTATCTGCGTGGAATTCATGATTTTGTGCCACATGCAACGGTTGATCAGACACTGAAAGAATTACTTTTAGATGCAGACGGAATGTGTCAAATGATTTTAACGGAGACTTTAAATTGA
- the folD gene encoding methylenetetrahydrofolate dehydrogenase; methenyltetrahydrofolate cyclohydrolase (Evidence 2a : Function from experimental evidences in other organisms; PubMedId : 7061514, 9454603, 12682299, 19171795; Product type e : enzyme) — translation MGKRIDGKAIAAELRAQVASETAAIKKQGIEPSLAVVIVGDDPASRTYVNNKKKACAEVGIRSLEFALPKETSQKELEELVQRLNKDPDVDGILVQSPLPKGLDEKAIVNEIDPQKDVDAFHPVNVGHIMIGDYKLLPCTPAGIMELLRHENISVEGKQCVVIGRSNIVGKPMAMLLMHANGTVTICHSKTKNLKEICKQADILVAAVGKTKFVTKEMVKPGAVVIDVGMDRDEKGKLCGDVDYEAVEPIASAITPVPGGVGPMTIAMLLKNTLTAAKQRRQ, via the coding sequence ATGGGAAAACGAATTGATGGAAAAGCAATCGCTGCAGAATTGCGTGCGCAGGTAGCTTCTGAAACAGCTGCAATAAAAAAGCAGGGAATAGAGCCATCTTTGGCGGTTGTAATTGTTGGGGATGACCCGGCTTCTCGGACTTATGTAAATAATAAGAAGAAAGCCTGTGCCGAAGTAGGAATCCGCAGCCTCGAATTTGCACTTCCAAAAGAAACTTCTCAGAAAGAGTTGGAAGAATTGGTGCAGCGCTTAAATAAGGATCCGGATGTTGATGGAATTCTTGTGCAGTCGCCGCTGCCAAAAGGGTTGGACGAAAAAGCAATCGTTAACGAGATCGATCCGCAGAAAGATGTAGATGCTTTTCACCCCGTCAATGTAGGGCATATCATGATTGGTGATTACAAATTGCTTCCTTGTACGCCGGCGGGTATCATGGAGCTTTTGCGCCATGAAAACATTTCCGTAGAGGGAAAACAGTGTGTGGTGATCGGTCGAAGCAACATTGTTGGAAAACCAATGGCAATGCTTTTAATGCATGCAAACGGAACCGTAACCATTTGTCACAGTAAGACCAAAAATTTAAAAGAGATCTGCAAGCAGGCGGATATCTTGGTGGCAGCAGTTGGCAAAACAAAATTTGTTACAAAAGAGATGGTCAAGCCGGGCGCGGTTGTGATTGATGTTGGAATGGATCGTGACGAAAAAGGAAAACTCTGTGGAGACGTTGATTATGAAGCAGTGGAGCCGATCGCATCAGCAATTACGCCGGTTCCCGGGGGGGTTGGTCCAATGACGATTGCAATGCTGCTTAAAAATACGCTGACAGCGGCTAAACAGCGCCGTCAGTAA
- a CDS encoding Prolipoprotein diacylglyceryl transferase produces MQIIHNVTFPKMGITLQVNEIAFTIGSKPIYWYGIIIATGLILAILYTMKSCKKFHVNSDHLIDCILVGVIGGVIGARAYYVIFYPGDKYIKDPSQIFRIWEGGLGIYGGIIVGLLCGALMAKHHKMSVPAVLDLASMGFLIGQGIGRWGNFINQEAFGTETNLPWGMQSDMTRAFAPNPVHPCFLYESLWCLIGFLLLHFFSRKLRRYDGQVFLLYSGWYGLGRFFIEGLRTDSLLLPIVPLRVSQVVAAAAVLVSIILLIVFRNRTTLSGCGAPEVVSLNHLVDEIPEDMIEPETEQNASSETVKDEKSETETAETKESPQTTDSDKQEDFASEETDQPTQQTDEPQKKE; encoded by the coding sequence ATGCAGATTATACACAATGTTACTTTTCCAAAGATGGGGATCACGTTGCAGGTCAATGAAATTGCTTTTACGATTGGTTCCAAGCCAATTTATTGGTATGGAATTATTATTGCGACGGGATTGATTCTGGCAATTTTATATACGATGAAAAGCTGCAAAAAATTTCATGTCAATTCTGATCATCTGATTGACTGCATCCTTGTCGGTGTGATTGGCGGTGTGATTGGAGCAAGGGCATATTATGTTATTTTTTATCCAGGAGATAAATACATAAAAGATCCCTCTCAGATTTTTCGTATCTGGGAAGGCGGATTGGGCATTTATGGCGGTATTATCGTAGGGCTTTTGTGTGGAGCCTTGATGGCGAAGCATCATAAGATGAGCGTCCCTGCCGTATTGGACCTTGCTTCCATGGGCTTTTTGATTGGGCAAGGGATTGGCCGTTGGGGCAACTTTATCAATCAGGAGGCTTTTGGTACGGAAACAAATCTGCCGTGGGGAATGCAGAGCGATATGACAAGAGCATTTGCCCCGAATCCTGTGCATCCGTGCTTCCTTTATGAATCATTGTGGTGCCTGATCGGATTTTTGCTGCTTCATTTCTTTAGCCGCAAATTACGCCGTTATGATGGACAAGTATTTTTGCTGTATTCGGGTTGGTATGGATTAGGGCGTTTCTTTATAGAAGGACTGCGTACGGACAGCCTTCTTTTACCCATTGTTCCGCTGCGCGTTTCGCAGGTTGTAGCTGCTGCTGCAGTTCTGGTGTCCATTATTTTGCTGATCGTTTTTCGAAACAGGACAACTCTTTCCGGCTGTGGCGCTCCGGAAGTCGTTTCTTTAAATCATCTGGTCGACGAAATTCCAGAAGATATGATTGAGCCCGAAACAGAACAAAATGCGTCGTCAGAAACAGTTAAGGATGAAAAATCGGAAACAGAAACAGCAGAAACGAAAGAATCACCCCAAACAACGGATTCAGACAAGCAGGAAGATTTCGCTTCTGAGGAAACTGATCAACCTACACAGCAAACGGATGAACCGCAGAAAAAGGAATAA
- the ymfH gene encoding putative processing protease (Evidence 3 : Putative function from multiple computational evidences; PubMedId : 22333191, 22720735; Product type e : enzyme): MNLSELKEVRSERLGDSYYEGKHPSGLQIYLYPKKKNTSTYAIFGTRYGSVDTRFRRSDEKEESKVPAGIAHYLEHKLFESEDGDAFTRYAKTGASANAYTSFDVTCYLFSCTEHVYDSLEILLDFVQSPYFTEQTVKKEQGIIGQEIRMYDDDPDWRVLFNMLEAMYQNHPVKVDIAGTVESIAKITPELLYRCYHTFYNLNNMVLCVVGNIDPQKVLDLCDEMLKPSKAVTVDRIFEPEPETVLKSRIEQSLSVASPLFSLGFKEKAERRATTKEMAETSILLSLLADDSSPLFRRLLDASLINESSFGYENFEGPGYACIIFSGESKDPDAVQKEILKELESYRKNGVSDEAFERAKKTVYGKNVSSFNSVESIANAMASFSFADRSLFAYVDAIANATKEEVLSRLNTQLLPENRVLSIIHPEKA, from the coding sequence ATGAATTTGAGTGAATTAAAAGAAGTCCGCAGTGAACGATTGGGCGATTCCTATTATGAAGGAAAGCATCCTTCTGGGCTGCAGATTTATTTATACCCAAAGAAGAAAAATACTTCTACCTATGCGATCTTTGGGACACGGTATGGCTCAGTGGATACAAGATTCCGCCGTTCCGATGAGAAAGAGGAGAGCAAAGTTCCGGCAGGAATTGCGCATTATCTGGAGCATAAACTTTTTGAGAGCGAAGATGGAGACGCCTTTACTCGTTATGCAAAAACAGGTGCTTCGGCCAATGCATATACCTCTTTTGATGTGACTTGCTATCTGTTCTCCTGCACGGAGCATGTTTATGATTCGCTGGAGATTTTGCTTGATTTTGTTCAGTCTCCTTATTTTACGGAACAGACAGTCAAAAAAGAGCAGGGAATTATCGGGCAGGAAATCCGTATGTACGACGATGATCCGGATTGGCGTGTCCTCTTTAATATGTTGGAGGCTATGTATCAGAATCATCCGGTTAAGGTGGATATTGCAGGAACAGTAGAGAGTATTGCTAAAATTACACCTGAATTGCTTTATCGGTGCTACCATACTTTTTACAACTTGAATAATATGGTGCTTTGCGTAGTCGGTAATATTGATCCGCAGAAAGTGCTCGATCTCTGTGATGAAATGCTGAAACCGAGCAAAGCAGTAACAGTAGACCGGATTTTTGAACCGGAACCGGAAACAGTGCTGAAATCCCGTATAGAGCAAAGCCTTAGCGTAGCTTCTCCGCTTTTCAGCCTTGGATTTAAAGAAAAAGCGGAAAGACGCGCAACGACCAAAGAGATGGCAGAAACCAGTATTCTGCTGTCACTTTTAGCCGACGATTCCTCCCCACTTTTTAGAAGACTTTTGGATGCCTCTCTTATTAATGAGAGCAGCTTTGGATATGAAAATTTTGAAGGACCCGGTTATGCCTGCATTATTTTTTCCGGAGAATCAAAAGATCCGGATGCTGTCCAAAAAGAAATCTTAAAAGAACTCGAAAGCTATCGTAAGAACGGCGTTTCTGATGAAGCATTTGAGCGTGCTAAGAAGACGGTATACGGAAAAAATGTGTCCTCATTTAACAGTGTCGAAAGTATTGCCAATGCGATGGCTTCATTTTCATTTGCAGACCGTTCTTTGTTTGCGTATGTAGATGCAATTGCAAATGCGACAAAAGAAGAGGTATTGTCTCGTTTGAATACGCAGCTACTGCCGGAAAATCGTGTCCTTTCGATCATCCATCCGGAAAAAGCTTAA